The Vibrio gazogenes DNA segment ACCGCCACAGACAAATAGTCGGGGCTGAAGACCGCTGGCATATAAACAGCTTTGATCGGCGATGGTCTCAGCCGTCAACCGGCACAGTGTTCTTTGCACATTTTCGGGAGGGATGGGATGGTTCAATAATCTGATTTTCGACTGAACCCAATCCAGATTGAAGTATTCTCTGCCGGTACTTTTTGGGGCATGTGCCGAGAAATAGCTATCCCGCTTCATCTGTTCCAGCAGCGGTCCATCGATTTCTCCGCTGCGGGCCATCTGTGCATCTTGATCGAATTTTTCCCGTGTGTGGTATTGGCACCAAGCATCCATCAGGATATTACCGGGACCTGTATCATAGCCTAATAGCGGCTGATTCGGTCTGAGCACTGAAATGTTGGCAATGCCACCAATGTTAAGCACGACCAAGGTTGCGTCATCCTGCGGAAACACTTCCCGATGAAACGCCGGAACGAGCGGGGCGCCCTGACCGCCCAGCGCCATGTCTTTACGGCGAAAGTCTGCAACGGTATCAATGCCTGTTTTTGTGGCGACAATATGGGCATCACCAAGCTGCATTGTGAACGGTGTATCCCCTGTCGGGTGATGGTAGACCGTCTGTCCATGACATCCAATGGCTCGGATATCCTTAG contains these protein-coding regions:
- a CDS encoding anhydro-N-acetylmuramic acid kinase, which produces MAQKELFIGVMSGTSLDGVDVALIEIDGRDIRLLSSAMYPIPEAIKQNILDICTGQPTHLPAIGRLDHRLGHLFADAVNALLAQSGYQAKDIRAIGCHGQTVYHHPTGDTPFTMQLGDAHIVATKTGIDTVADFRRKDMALGGQGAPLVPAFHREVFPQDDATLVVLNIGGIANISVLRPNQPLLGYDTGPGNILMDAWCQYHTREKFDQDAQMARSGEIDGPLLEQMKRDSYFSAHAPKSTGREYFNLDWVQSKIRLLNHPIPPENVQRTLCRLTAETIADQSCLYASGLQPRLFVCGGGANNPLLMQELQALLQDWQVCNTSAQGVDNDYMEAMAFAWLAHQRIHALPSNVPEVTGAIKAVSLGVIYTPQ